From the Lathyrus oleraceus cultivar Zhongwan6 chromosome 4, CAAS_Psat_ZW6_1.0, whole genome shotgun sequence genome, one window contains:
- the LOC127073501 gene encoding cold shock protein 1 isoform X1, producing the protein MGKKEKSKANAREHEQVGEATDNLDGASTPSLVFSSDDDDDEANQDLSLRIVEKALRAREAKLATNDAVLNGVDSSLVSPSQQSEFKVMQSDGVLDGSSGITAWEMMEEKKTTKLMVDSGFSSVIVAADQEVEEIIKTTENRESVDLEASSGQIGDNVVLRKLLRGPRYFDPPDSSWGACYNCGEEGHAAVNCTEAKRMKPCYVCGGLGHVAKQCTKTNCYICKKGGHRAKDCPEKHMSARVPKSLTVCLKCGNSGHDMFSCRNDYSPDDLKEIQCYLCKTFGHLCCVNTADAILGEISCYKCGQMGHTGLQVANACTSCKEGHGKHGNEN; encoded by the exons ATGGGAAAGAAGGAGAAGTCGAAAGCCAATGCAAGAGAGCACGAACAAGTCGGCGAAGCAACCGACAATCTCGACGGCGCTTCCACGCCATCACTCGTGTTCAGTAGCGATGATGATGATGACGAAGCCAATCAAGATCTGAGTCTCAGAATCGTTGAAAAGGCCCTACGAGCGCGAGAGGCAAAGCTTGCAACAAACGACGCCGTTTTAAACGGCGTTGATTCTTCTCTTGTTTCGCCATCGCAGCAATCTGAATTCAAGGTGATGCAAAGCGACGGCGTTTTGGATGGGTCGAGTGGGATCACTGCTTGGGAAATGATGGAAGAGAAGAAAACGACGAAGCTAATGGTGGACTCTGGGTTTTCAAGT GTTATTGTAGCTGCAGATCAAGAGGTGGAAGAGATAATCAAAACTACAGAGAACCGTGAGTCCGTGGATCTGGAAGCAAGTTCGGGTCAGATAGGCGACAATGTGGTTCTGCGAAAGCTGCTT CGGGGTCCAAGATATTTTGACCCTCCAGATAGTAGTTGGGGAGCATGCTATAATTGTGGCGAGGAAGGTCATGCTGCTGTAAACTGTACAGAAGCGAAGCGGATGAAACCGTGCTATGTATGTGGTGGTTTGGGACACGTTGCAAAGCAATGTACTAAG ACGAATTGCTATATCTGTAAGAAAGGTGGCCACCGTGCCAAAGATTGTCCAGAGAAGCACATGTCGGCACGTGTTCCTAAAAGCTTAACGGTGTGCTTGAAGTGTGGGAATTCTGGGCATGATATGTTTTCATGCAGGAATGATTATTCACCGGATGATCTCAAg GAGATTCAATGTTATCTCTGCAAGACATTTGGCCATTTGTGCTGTGTCAATACTGCTGATGCAATACTGGGAGAAATTTCTTGTTACAAATGTGGTCAGATGGGTCATACTGGTTTG CAAGTAGCAAATGCATGTACATCTTGTAAGGAAGGACATGGTAAAcatgggaatgagaactga
- the LOC127073501 gene encoding cold shock protein 1 isoform X3 encodes MGKKEKSKANAREHEQVGEATDNLDGASTPSLVFSSDDDDDEANQDLSLRIVEKALRAREAKLATNDAVLNGVDSSLVSPSQQSEFKVMQSDGVLDGSSGITAWEMMEEKKTTKLMVDSGFSSVIVAADQEVEEIIKTTENRESVDLEASSGQIGDNVVLRKLLRGPRYFDPPDSSWGACYNCGEEGHAAVNCTEAKRMKPCYVCGGLGHVAKQCTKTNCYICKKGGHRAKDCPEKHMSARVPKSLTVCLKCGNSGHDMFSCRNDYSPDDLKEIQCYLCKTFGHLCCVNTADAILGEISCYKCGQMGHTGLIFPKMNGCCIITSK; translated from the exons ATGGGAAAGAAGGAGAAGTCGAAAGCCAATGCAAGAGAGCACGAACAAGTCGGCGAAGCAACCGACAATCTCGACGGCGCTTCCACGCCATCACTCGTGTTCAGTAGCGATGATGATGATGACGAAGCCAATCAAGATCTGAGTCTCAGAATCGTTGAAAAGGCCCTACGAGCGCGAGAGGCAAAGCTTGCAACAAACGACGCCGTTTTAAACGGCGTTGATTCTTCTCTTGTTTCGCCATCGCAGCAATCTGAATTCAAGGTGATGCAAAGCGACGGCGTTTTGGATGGGTCGAGTGGGATCACTGCTTGGGAAATGATGGAAGAGAAGAAAACGACGAAGCTAATGGTGGACTCTGGGTTTTCAAGT GTTATTGTAGCTGCAGATCAAGAGGTGGAAGAGATAATCAAAACTACAGAGAACCGTGAGTCCGTGGATCTGGAAGCAAGTTCGGGTCAGATAGGCGACAATGTGGTTCTGCGAAAGCTGCTT CGGGGTCCAAGATATTTTGACCCTCCAGATAGTAGTTGGGGAGCATGCTATAATTGTGGCGAGGAAGGTCATGCTGCTGTAAACTGTACAGAAGCGAAGCGGATGAAACCGTGCTATGTATGTGGTGGTTTGGGACACGTTGCAAAGCAATGTACTAAG ACGAATTGCTATATCTGTAAGAAAGGTGGCCACCGTGCCAAAGATTGTCCAGAGAAGCACATGTCGGCACGTGTTCCTAAAAGCTTAACGGTGTGCTTGAAGTGTGGGAATTCTGGGCATGATATGTTTTCATGCAGGAATGATTATTCACCGGATGATCTCAAg GAGATTCAATGTTATCTCTGCAAGACATTTGGCCATTTGTGCTGTGTCAATACTGCTGATGCAATACTGGGAGAAATTTCTTGTTACAAATGTGGTCAGATGGGTCATACTGGTTTG ATATTCCCTAAAATGAATGGATGCTGCATCATAACTAGCAAGTAG
- the LOC127073501 gene encoding cold shock protein 1 isoform X2, with protein MGKKEKSKANAREHEQVGEATDNLDGASTPSLVFSSDDDDDEANQDLSLRIVEKALRAREAKLATNDAVLNGVDSSLVSPSQQSEFKVMQSDGVLDGSSGITAWEMMEEKKTTKLMVDSGFSSVIVAADQEVEEIIKTTENRESVDLEASSGQIGDNVVLRKLLRGPRYFDPPDSSWGACYNCGEEGHAAVNCTEAKRMKPCYVCGGLGHVAKQCTKTNCYICKKGGHRAKDCPEKHMSARVPKSLTVCLKCGNSGHDMFSCRNDYSPDDLKEIQCYLCKTFGHLCCVNTADAILGEISCYKCGQMGHTGLINKSVPISKTSSSTTY; from the exons ATGGGAAAGAAGGAGAAGTCGAAAGCCAATGCAAGAGAGCACGAACAAGTCGGCGAAGCAACCGACAATCTCGACGGCGCTTCCACGCCATCACTCGTGTTCAGTAGCGATGATGATGATGACGAAGCCAATCAAGATCTGAGTCTCAGAATCGTTGAAAAGGCCCTACGAGCGCGAGAGGCAAAGCTTGCAACAAACGACGCCGTTTTAAACGGCGTTGATTCTTCTCTTGTTTCGCCATCGCAGCAATCTGAATTCAAGGTGATGCAAAGCGACGGCGTTTTGGATGGGTCGAGTGGGATCACTGCTTGGGAAATGATGGAAGAGAAGAAAACGACGAAGCTAATGGTGGACTCTGGGTTTTCAAGT GTTATTGTAGCTGCAGATCAAGAGGTGGAAGAGATAATCAAAACTACAGAGAACCGTGAGTCCGTGGATCTGGAAGCAAGTTCGGGTCAGATAGGCGACAATGTGGTTCTGCGAAAGCTGCTT CGGGGTCCAAGATATTTTGACCCTCCAGATAGTAGTTGGGGAGCATGCTATAATTGTGGCGAGGAAGGTCATGCTGCTGTAAACTGTACAGAAGCGAAGCGGATGAAACCGTGCTATGTATGTGGTGGTTTGGGACACGTTGCAAAGCAATGTACTAAG ACGAATTGCTATATCTGTAAGAAAGGTGGCCACCGTGCCAAAGATTGTCCAGAGAAGCACATGTCGGCACGTGTTCCTAAAAGCTTAACGGTGTGCTTGAAGTGTGGGAATTCTGGGCATGATATGTTTTCATGCAGGAATGATTATTCACCGGATGATCTCAAg GAGATTCAATGTTATCTCTGCAAGACATTTGGCCATTTGTGCTGTGTCAATACTGCTGATGCAATACTGGGAGAAATTTCTTGTTACAAATGTGGTCAGATGGGTCATACTGGTTTG atCAATAAAAGTGTTCCGATCTCAAAGACAAGCTCGAGTACCACGTACTAA
- the LOC127073501 gene encoding cold shock protein 1 isoform X4, with product MGKKEKSKANAREHEQVGEATDNLDGASTPSLVFSSDDDDDEANQDLSLRIVEKALRAREAKLATNDAVLNGVDSSLVSPSQQSEFKVMQSDGVLDGSSGITAWEMMEEKKTTKLMVDSGFSSVIVAADQEVEEIIKTTENRESVDLEASSGQIGDNVVLRKLLRGPRYFDPPDSSWGACYNCGEEGHAAVNCTEAKRMKPCYVCGGLGHVAKQCTKTNCYICKKGGHRAKDCPEKHMSARVPKSLTVCLKCGNSGHDMFSCRNDYSPDDLKEIQCYLCKTFGHLCCVNTADAILGEISCYKCGQMGHTGLFTIRYSLK from the exons ATGGGAAAGAAGGAGAAGTCGAAAGCCAATGCAAGAGAGCACGAACAAGTCGGCGAAGCAACCGACAATCTCGACGGCGCTTCCACGCCATCACTCGTGTTCAGTAGCGATGATGATGATGACGAAGCCAATCAAGATCTGAGTCTCAGAATCGTTGAAAAGGCCCTACGAGCGCGAGAGGCAAAGCTTGCAACAAACGACGCCGTTTTAAACGGCGTTGATTCTTCTCTTGTTTCGCCATCGCAGCAATCTGAATTCAAGGTGATGCAAAGCGACGGCGTTTTGGATGGGTCGAGTGGGATCACTGCTTGGGAAATGATGGAAGAGAAGAAAACGACGAAGCTAATGGTGGACTCTGGGTTTTCAAGT GTTATTGTAGCTGCAGATCAAGAGGTGGAAGAGATAATCAAAACTACAGAGAACCGTGAGTCCGTGGATCTGGAAGCAAGTTCGGGTCAGATAGGCGACAATGTGGTTCTGCGAAAGCTGCTT CGGGGTCCAAGATATTTTGACCCTCCAGATAGTAGTTGGGGAGCATGCTATAATTGTGGCGAGGAAGGTCATGCTGCTGTAAACTGTACAGAAGCGAAGCGGATGAAACCGTGCTATGTATGTGGTGGTTTGGGACACGTTGCAAAGCAATGTACTAAG ACGAATTGCTATATCTGTAAGAAAGGTGGCCACCGTGCCAAAGATTGTCCAGAGAAGCACATGTCGGCACGTGTTCCTAAAAGCTTAACGGTGTGCTTGAAGTGTGGGAATTCTGGGCATGATATGTTTTCATGCAGGAATGATTATTCACCGGATGATCTCAAg GAGATTCAATGTTATCTCTGCAAGACATTTGGCCATTTGTGCTGTGTCAATACTGCTGATGCAATACTGGGAGAAATTTCTTGTTACAAATGTGGTCAGATGGGTCATACTGGTTTG TTCACAATTAGATATTCCCTAAAATGA